The uncultured Tateyamaria sp. region GACACAGGGGGGCGTCCTTTGGGGCGCCCTTTTTCGTTTTCGCCACTGCCCCGCCTTGACGTCGCTGCCCGCCCGCCCGACAAGCAATAAAATGCTTGTGAAGTGCTGCGGTTGGGCTAGTCTGCCCGTCCCGGGACAGAGGTGGGGAGACGGACCATGAAAATCAGTGTCGAACGCGGTGTGCTGCTGAAAGCGGTGAGCCAGGCCCAGTCCGTCGTCGAGCGTCGCAACACCATTCCGATCCTCGCCAACGTGCTGATCGAGGCCGAAGGGTCCGACGTCACCTTTCGCGCCACGGATCTGGATATCGAGGTGGTGGACAAGGCCCCCGCGCAGGTCGAACGCGCAGGGGCGACAACCGTTGCCGCCACCACGCTGCACGAGATTGTCCGCAAGCTGCCTGATGGCGCGCTTGTCACCCTGACCGCCGACAGTGCCGCAGGCCGCCTGACGGTCGAGGCCGGTCGATCCAACTTTTCGCTGGCGACGCTGCCCAAGGAAGATTTTCCGGTCATGGCGTCGTCGGAATACGCCTCGAACTTCTCGGTCGACGCGCCCAAGCTGCGCCGGTTGTTCGACAAGTCGAAATTCGCGATCTCGACCGAGGAGACGCGGTATTACCTGAACGGTGTTTACATGCACATCGCCGACGGCGATGACGGCAAGGCGCTGCGCTGTGTGGCAACCGACGGGCACCGTCTGGCCCGGATCGACAGCGATCTGCCCGAGGGGGCCGCAGACATGCCCGGCGTGATCGTCCCCCGCAAGACCGTGGGTGAGTTGCGCAAGCTTCTGGACGATGATGACATGAAGATTGCCGTGTCAGTGTCCGAGACCAAGGTGCGCTTTGCCACGCCCGACATCACCCTGACATCGAAGGTGATCGACGGGACGTTCCCCGACTACACCCGCGTGATCCCTGTGGGCAACACGCGGAAGATGGAAGTGGACGCCAGCGACTTTGCCAAGGCCGTGGACCGGGTGGCCACCGTGTCGTCGGAACGGTCGCGCGCGGTGAAGCTGCAACTGGACGAGGACCGCCTGATCCTGTCCGTGAACGCGCCTGACAGCGGGGCCGCCGAAGAAGAACTGGCCGTCGCCTATGGGGATGAGCGGCTGGAGATCGGGTTCAACGCGAAATACCTGCTGGAGATTGCAAGCCAGGTGGATCGCGAGAACGCCGTGTTCATGTTCAATTCCTCCGGTGATCCGACCCTGATGCGGGAAGGCACGGACCAGTCGGCGGTCTATGTCGTCATGCCGATGCGCGTGTGATTTTTTGCCTCCGGCGGGCATATTTTTCGAACAATGAAGGGGCTGTCGTGGCGTTGCATCTGACATCGCTGACCCTGTCCCATTTCCGGTCACACAAGCTGGCGCGGTTGGAGCTGGATGCGCGGCCCGTTGCCATTTTTGGCCCCAATGGGGCGGGCAAGACCAATATTCTGGAAGCTGTATCGCTGTTTTCGCCGGGCCGTGGCCTGCGCCGGTCCTCGGCCGAGGATATGACCCGACGCCCTGAAGCTGTGGGCTGGAAATTGTCCGGCGTGATGCAGTCGTTGCAGCAGGTGCACGAGATTGAAACCTGGTCCGAAGGTGGCGCGGCCCGGCAGGTCAGGATTGACGGCAAGGCGGCGGCGCAGACCGCGTTGGGTCGCGTGGCCCGCGTGTTGTGGTTGATCCCGTCCATGGACCGGCTTTGGATCGAAGGGGCCGAAGGGCGGCGGCGGTTTCTGGATCGCATGACCCTGTCGTTTATGCCCGATCATGCGCAGGTGTCGCTGGACTATGAAAAAGCGATGCGCGAGCGCAACCGGCTGCTCAAGGATATGGTGCGGGATGCGCATTGGTATGCCGCGCTGGAGTTGCGCATGGCAGAGACGGGCGCCGCCATTCATGCCAACCGCGTGCGGGCCTTGGCCGAACTGGCCGAGGCGCAGGCGGGGGCGCAGACCGCCTTTCCAGCCGCTGATTTGACCCTTGAACCCGGTGAGTTGGGGATGCCTGACACGGTGGCAGATGTGCGGAACGCTCTGGCGGACGGGCGCGCACGTGATCTTGCGGCGGGGCGGACGTTGTTGGGGCCTCATCGTGCTGATTTGTTTGGTGTTTATGCGGCCAAGGGCGTGCCTGCGAAGGACTGTTCGACGGGCGAGCAGAAGGCATTGCTTGTGTCCCTGATCCTTGCCAATGCGCGGGCCTTGGCACGGGATTTCGGGACGTCGCCCCTTTTGCTTCTGGATGAGGTGGCCGCGCATCTGGATGCGAACCGACGAGCGGCCCTGTATGACGAGATTTGCGCGTTGGGGGCGCAGGCGTGGATGACGGGGACCGGACCTGAATTGTTCTCAGAACTTGAGGGCCGGGCGCAAAGGATCGAGGTCACCGCCGACGCTAACGATATCTCAGAGGTAAGGAATACATGAACGATGCAGTATCACCGGAGATGTACGCCCTGATCCGCGACAGGTTGCGCGATATCGCACACGAGGAAAACGTCCGCATTCTGCTTGCCGTTGAAAGTGGATCACGCGCATGGGGGTTCCATTCGCCCGACAGCGATTACGATGTCCGGTTTATCTATGCCCGGCCAGTGGATTGGCACTTTCGTCTGGACAAGCGGCGCGATGTCATCGAGCGGCCCATTGATGAAGAGCTGGATCTGTCCGGTTGAGAACTGTCCAAGGCGCTCTCCCTGGCTGTGGGGTCCAATGCGGTCATTGCAGAGTGGTTGCAGTCACCCATCCAATACTTGACCGAAGACCACGCTGTCGAACGGTTGCACGATTTTGCCCGGCGGGCGCTCGACCGCAAAGCTGTCACCTGGCACTATCTTTCGCTTCTCAAGCGTCAGCAGTCGCGCTTGCAGGGACCCGATGGTGGCGTCCGCATCAAGAGGTATTTCTACGTTTTGCGCCCTGCTCTGGCTCTACGGTGGATGCGCCTGAATAACGTCGCCATGCCGCCCATGGACATGCCGAAACTGCGCGCGGGCTGCGAGCTGGATGCACCCACTTCGGAGGCGTTGACGACGCTTACGGCCCAAAAAATGGCGGTTCAGGAACGTGCAGAAACCACAGTGACCCAACCGGTTTTGGACGCACTGGTCGCCGAAGAAGTCGCATCAGCCGAAAGCTGGCTTGCTGCGACCGGCAGAACCGATCCACGCGATCTGTGGCGCGAGGCGAATACGCTGCATCAGGAATTTTCGCTGGGATGACGCTTCAGTATCTTGACATCGCGCTTTATGCGGGCGCGCTGGCGGTGCTGTTCCTGACGCCGGGGCCAGTCTGGGTGGGCCTGATCGCGCGCAGCCTGTCGGGCGGGCTTCATGCGGCGTGGCCGCTGGCGCTGGGTGTGGTGGTGGGCGATGTGCTGTGGTCGCTGCTGGCGATCTTTGGCATCACGTGGATCCTGTCGGTCTATGGTGGATTTCTAGCAGTCCTGAAATGGGTCGCCGCGGGCATCTTCCTGCTGATGGGTGCGCTGGTGATCCGAAATGCCGACAAGACCATCGGGACGGACAGCCGCCTGACACGGCCCGGGATGTGGGCCGGGTTTCTGGCGGGGCTGGCCGTGATCCTGGGCAACCCGAAGGCCATTTTGTTCTACATGGGGATGCTGCCGGGATTCTTTGATCTGACACGTCTGACGGCATGGGACGTGGCCGTGATTGTCCTGCTGTCGATGATCATACCGCTGGCCGGGAACCTGGTCATGGCGCTGTTCATCGACCGGGCGCGGCGGCTTTTGACCTCGGCCCGGGGCTTGCGTCGCATGAACCTGATTGCGGGCGGTTTGCTGATCTGCGTGGGCCTGATCATCCCGCTGACCTGACCCCCAAAATCTTGTGTCACTTGCGTGACATCCCCATCGAAAATGAGTATATTTTGTGCAACCATTCAAGGGGCACAAGAATGTCAGAAAACGAGCAAACCCCCGAAGACTACGGCGCGGATTCTATCAAGGTTCTCAAGGGCTTGGAGGCGGTACGCAAGCGTCCGGGCATGTATATCGGCGACACCGACGACGGCAGCGGCCTGCACCACATGGTGTACGAGGTCGTGGACAACGGAATTGACGAGGCGCTGGCCGGTCATGCGGATGCTGTCACGGTCACAATCCACGCGGATTCTTCGGTGTCGGTCAGCGACAATGGGCGCGGGATTCCGGTGGGGATTCACGAGGAAGAGGGCGTATCCGCGGCCGAGGTCATCATGACCCAACTGCACGCCGGGGGTAAGTTCGATTCGAACTCGTACAAGGTGTCGGGCGGTCTGCACGGCGTGGGTGTGTCCGTGGTCAACGCGTTGTCCGTGGAATTGGACCTGCGCATCTGGCGCGATGGCAAGGAACATGTGGCGCGCTTTGCCCATGGTGACACGGTTGAGCATCTGAAGGTCGTCGGGGATGCCGGAGACCGCACGGGGACCGAAGTGCGGTTCCTGGCCTCGACCGAGACATTTTCGAACCTCGATTATTCCTTCGACACGCTTGAAAAGCGGCTGCGCGAACTGGCGTTCCTGAATTCCGGCGTGCGCATCATTCTGGTGGACGAGCGGCCCGTGGAACATCTGCGGTCCGAACTGTTCTACGAGGGCGGTGTGCGGGAATTCGTGAAGTACCTGGACCGGTCGAAATCGTCCGTGATGCCCGAACCAATTTTCATCCAGGGTGAACGGGACGAGATCGGCGTCGAGGTCGCGATGTGGTGGAACGACAGCTACCACGAGAATGTCCTGCCCTTTACCAACAATATCCCACAGCGCGATGGCGGCACGCATATGGCGGGCTTTCGCGGCGCGCTGACCCGGACCATCAACAACTATGCGCAGTCCAGCGGCATCGCGAAGAAGGAGAAGGTGAACTTTACCGGCGATGACGCGCGCGAGGGGCTGACCTGCGTCCTGTCCGTCAAGGTGCCGGACCCGAAATTCAGCAGCCAGACCAAGGACAAGCTGGTGTCGTCCGAAGTGCGCCCGGCAGTCGAGGGGTTGGTGAACGAGAAGCTGGCCGAGTGGTTCGAGGAAAACCCGAACGAGGCCAAGATCATCGTCGGCAAGATCATCGAAGCGGCGTTGGCCCGGGAGGCGGCGCGCAAGGCGCGGGAACTCACACGGCGCAAGACGGCGATGGATGTGAACTATCTTGCCGGCAAGCTGAAAGACTGTTCAGAGAAGGACCCGTCAAAGACAGAGGTTTTCCTGGTCGAGGGTGACTCGGCTGGCGGCTCCGCCCAGACGGGGCGCGACCGGCTGACCCAAGCCGTCCTGCCCCTGCGCGGCAAGATCCTGAACGTGGAACGGGCGCGATTTGACCGGATGCTGGGCAGCCAGGAGATCGGGAACCTGGTCATGGCGCTGGGCACCGGTATTGGTCGGGACGAATTCGACATCTCGAAACTGCGCTACCACAAGATCGTCATCATGACGGACGCCGACGTGGATGGCGCGCATATCCGTACACTGCTGCTGACCTTCTTTTACCGGCAGATGCCGGAATTGATCGAGGGCGGGTACCTCTATATCGCGCAGCCGCCGCTGTACAAAGTGGCGCGCGGCAAGTCCGAGGTTTATTTGAAGGACCAGATGGCGCTTGAGGATTACCTGATCGAGCAGGGCACCGACGGGGCCATGTTGCGCCAGGGCAATGGCGAGGAAATCGTCGGCCAGGACCTGGTGCGTGTCGTCGAGGATGCACGGCAATTGAAACGCGTTCTGCAAGCGTTTCCAACGCATTACCCACGCCACATTCTGGAACAGGCGGCCATTGCGGGCGCCTTTGTGCCCGGCGCGGTTGATTCCGACCTTCAAGGCGTGGCCGACAAGGTGGCCGAGCGCCTGAACCTGATCGCACTGGAATGGGAACGTGGGTGGCAGGGCCGGATCACGCAGGACAAGGGTGTGCGGCTGGCCCGTATCCTGCGCGGCGTCGAAGAGGTGCGCACGCTGGACGGCCCGATGCTGCGCTCGGGCGAGGCGCGCAAGACCGGATCGTTTACCCAAGGGCTGCAAGATGTGTACGGCACGCCCGCCACGTTGATCCGCAAGGACCGGGTGCAGGCGATCATGGGACCCATGGACCTGCTGGATGCGATCCTTGAGGAAGGCGAGCGGGGGCTCAGCCTCCAACGCTACAAGGGTCTGGGCGAAATGAATCCCGATCAGCTGTGGGAAACCACGCTGGACCCCGACGCGCGCACGCTGTTGCAGGTGCGGGTCGAGGATATGGCCGAGGCCGACGACCTGTTCACCAAGCTGATGGGCGACGTCGTGGAACCGCGCCGCGAGTTCATTCAGCAGAACGCGTTGAGCGTTGAAAATCTGGACTTCTGATGTTCTCGAAAGACAAGCTGGAATACCGCCAATTGCCCCTGCCGGATCGGCAGGACCTTGACGATGCCGAGATGCTGAAGCGCGTGGAAGATTTCCGCGATTTCATGGCCCAGCGCCACACCGTGCGCGACTATTCCACCCGCCCCGTCGCCCAGGATGTGATCGCGGCATGCGTGGCGGCGGCGGGCACGGCCCCGTCGGGTGCGAACCACCAGCCCTGGCATTTCGTGGCCATCAGCGATCCCGCCGTCAAACGGCACATCCGTGAGGCGGCCGAGGAAGAAGAGCGCAAGTTCTATGACGGCGGCGCAAGCGACGAATGGATCAAGGCGCTGGAGCCCATTGGCACCAATGCCGACAAGCCGCATCTTGAGGATGCGCCATGGCTGATCGTGGTCTTTGCCCAGCGCTATGGGCTGTTTGATGACGGCACGCGGTACAAGAACTATTACGTGCCGGAAAGCGTCGGTATTGCGACAGGCATGTTGCTGACGGCGCTGCATACCGCTGGCCTTGTCACGCTCACCCATACGCCCAACCCGATGAAGTTTCTGGGGGACCTGCTGGGCCGACCCGAGAGTGAGAAGGCAACGATGATCATCGCGGTCGGGCACGCAGCCGAGGATGCAACCGTGCCTGCCGTCGCAAAGATCAAAAAGCCGCTCAGTGAAATCCTGACCGTCCGCTGACACTCTCAATTCTTTCGCCTACGCGCCGTAATTTTGCCGCGAATTCGCGGCAAAGTGGCGGCGCTGGTTCAAGTTGAGAGAGATCCCATGGCACAGGGGCAAGATATATTTGCAGAGCGGCTGGCACGGCTGAACGAAACCCATGCAGAACGTGACGCACGGCAGCGCGCGGCGGCCCAGGTGGCGCGCGGACATACACCGGACTGGGTGCGCAATATGGTCTACCCGGGGTCCATTGTGGGTGCTTTGGTTGTTGGCATTCTCACGGTTGTGCTGTCCCGATATGCGCTGTTCCACGTCAACGGCGCCCCTGACCCGAATGCCGATGCGGACATGACCATGCTGATGGATGGTGGTTTGGCACTGGCGATTGCCTTTGTCCTACGGTCCGCACTGAACCTGAAAGCCAAGGAACATCTGGCGGCCAAGACCGTCGGCATCTGGGTGGCCCTGACCTGCATGCACAACCTTGTTCACGCGTACCCGTCTGCCTGGGCGGTCGCGTTTTCACCCGAGTGGGTCGATCGCACGACCGAAATGACGGACCCAAAGTCGTTTTATGTGCGCGGGTTCACCTTCCATATCGGCGACCCGGAAGCGGCGCCTTCGGACACCGTGGCAGAAGCTGGGGTCGAGGCTGTGCCCTCCGGGAAACCTGAAATCAAGATCAACAGGTACTGATCGCGCATCGGCGGTCTTTTGACGGGGAAAAACCCCGCCACTTTTTCCTTTGTTTCGGCACGTTTGCTGCTCTAACCTTTCGCGCAAGGTCATGAATGGTGGCCAAGTCCAACGGTTGGGAGACACATAATGGGCAAGAGGGACGATCTGATCGCGCAATACGCCGATGATCTGAAGAACAAGTGCGGCATGACCGCTGACATGGATCTGCTGACGAAGGTCACGATTGGCTGCGGCCCGTCGATCTATGATGCAGACGCATCGACCGTGGCATCCAGCCAGCCGGGCGAATTGGAAACGGTCAAGAAGAACTTCCTGATGAAAAAACTGGGCCTGCCCGACGGTCCGAACCTGGACGAAGCGATTGCGAAGGTCATCGAGACCTATGGCAAGTCCGAGCGCAACAAGTACCGCGCCGTTGTCTACTACATGCTGACCAAGCATTTCGGCAAAGAGAGCGTCTACAGCTGATTTTTCAGAGTGCAGCGTTAACCGATGAAACACCCGCATTAAGCGGGTGTTTCTATTTTGGGTCCAATCGGGCGCACTATGAAATTGAGTTTCTGCGCGTGAACCGGTAGGTATCCAACTGTCGGACCAGAAGGTCAGACCCGATATTCAGCCTTGCAAACGGTGGCCCATGGGAGTGCTCACCGGGGTGAAAGAGGGTTCTGGCCGCATCTGCGCCGGAACCCTTTTTTTCGTTTACAACAGCGTCAATACCGCGCCGATGACGGTACAGCCGAACGTGGCATAGCCGCCATCGATCAATGTCAGGCGAAACGGCCGCGCGCCGAACGCATAGAAGGTCGCGATCCACGGCGTGACCAGAAACAGCCCGATGCCAAAACCGGACACCAGCCCTTCGCCAAAGCTGTCGATCCCGCTCAGGACAAAGACGTGGCGCATCATCCCTGCCACAAGGATCGCGCCCACGATGCTGGTGATGTAGGGCACGGGGTTTGCCTGGTTCGCCGGGGCATCGCCCGCCTCATTCAACGGCACACCCGACACGGCCATCCAGGGCCTGGCCAGTACCGTGTACCAGATCGCCCCAAACATGAACCCGGCGACACCTGCCGCCAAAACCGCCAAAAATCCCATCTGTCCCTCCACTCTCGGCTTTTTGCGCGGCTAGCCTGCCAGAGGTTCGGAATTTTCCCAAGCGTTTAGGGTTTCACACCCGCCATTTCGCAGACGATCACCCATTCGGCCGGTGTCACGGGCTGAACCGACAGACGCGAATTGCGGATCAGCGCCATGTCTTCAAGGCGCGGGTCTGCCTTGACCATTTCAAGCGTGACAGGCGTCTTCACCGGGCCAATCGCCCTGATGTCCACACAGTCCCACCGGTCGTCATCGCTGGTGCTGTCGGGGTGCGCTTCGGCCTTGACCTCGACAATACCGACAACCGCCTTTTCCGTCTGCGAATGGTAAAAGAACCCCCGGTCGCCCACCGTCATCTCGCGCATGAAGTTGCGCGCCTGGTAGTTGCGCACGCCGTCCCATTCTTCGCCAGCATCCCCCTTGGCGACCTGCTGGTCCCAGCTCCAGGTCGAAGGTTCGGATTTGAACAACCAATACTTCATGCCCCGATCACCTGTTTCCATGGCTTGATCTGCACGTCCCGGAACAAGCCCGCCTTGGCGTAGGGATCGTTGTCTGCCCAGTCCTGCGCAGCGGCCATGTCGTCGACCTCAAGCACGATCAACGACCCACAGGGGTTGCCCGCTTCGTCCAGAAACGGCCCCGCCTGTTTCACCACGCCGGTGCTGTCCAGATACGCCAGATGCGCTGGTCGGTTCTCCATCCGCACGTCCAGCGCGCCGTCCTTGTCAAAAGCCATCAGGGCAAAAAGCATGTCATTCCTCCTTCAGCGGGCGGGCCATCAGTTGGGCCATCGCACCGGGTACATCCATATGTCCATCCACCAGATCCGCGACCGTTGCACAAATGGGCAGGTCAAGGCCGTGCGTCGCCGCCACGCTGCGCAGGGCCCGGGCCGTATGTGCCCCTTCGACGGTGATGGCGGCATCAAATTCCCTTCCCGACCCAAGGGCAAGGCCCAGACGATAGTTGCGCGACTTGTCCGAGGTGCAGGTGAGCGTCAGGTCGCCCAGTCCGCTCAGCCCCATCAATGTCTCAGGCTGCGCGCCCAGCGCCACCGCCGCGCGCTGCATCTCGGCAAAGCCGCGCGTCAAAAGGGCGGCGCGCGCACTGTCGCCCAGACCCGCGCCCATGACGGCACCGCACCCGATGGCAATGACATTCTTGAGCGCACCGCCAAGCTCGGCGCCCTGGACATCCGTCGTGCGATAGAGACGCAGCTTGGGTGTGGACAGCAGGCTTTGCAGCGTCGTGGCGACATCATCGTCCGCACAGGCAAGGGTCAGCGCGGTGGGCAATCCACGCGCAATGTCGGCGGCAAAGCTGGGACCGGTCAGCGCCGCCGAATGCCGTGCGCCCGCCAGGATGGCCGTGGGACCCACGCCTGTCGTGACCTCGATCCCTTTGCAACAAGCGACCGCCGTATGCGCGGACAGGTCCAACCCAATCAGAAACCGGCGCAGCGCTTGTGTCGGGATGGCAAACAAGAGTGTGCGACAGGTCAGAACAGTCTCTAACTGGGCAGTTACCTCGATCTGGTCCGGCAAATCGACATTGGGCAGACGTGCCTGGTTCTGCCGGGTATTGGCCATATCCCGTGCCTGTCCGGCATCACGCACCCACAACGTCACCGCCTGATAGGGCGCCAAGGCAACCGTCAGTGCCGTCCCGAACGCCCCGGCGCCGATGATCCCGACGCTCACGCCTTGGCGCCTTTCTTGCCAGAGCCGAGCATCGCCGCGCTGCGCGTGTCCAGCGGCATCCGGGGGCGGGCGGACAGATCCATGCCGTCAGGGGCCCGGTGCGGCATCTGTTCGATTGCGGCCGCCGCAATCATCGCCGCGTTATCGGTGCACAGGGACAAGGGTGGGGCGTTGAAGGCGGTGCCGAAATCGGCGCAAACCGTCTCTAACGCGGCGCGAATGGTCATGTTGGCCGCAACCCCGCCGGCAACGCACATGGTCGACACGTCCGGCCCCAGGTCCAGATACAGGTCAAGCGCGCGCCGCGCCTTGCCCGCCAGACTGTCGGTGACCGCCGCCTGAAACGCAGCGGCAAGGTCGGCCTGATCCTGCGCGGTCAATCCGCCCTTGTCCGCCACGATGTCGTCCCGCGCCCGCAACACAGCGGTCTTGAGGCCGGAAAAACTCAGATCGCAGCCCGGCTTGCCCGCCAACGGGCGCGGAAAGGCAAAACGGGCCGGGTCCCCCTGCCGCGCCGCCACCTCGATCGCGGGGCCGCCGGGTTGGCCCAGGCCGGTCAGCCGCGCGACCTTGTCAAACGCTTCGCCAGGGGCATCGTCGATGGTGCCGCCCAACCGCGTGAACCGGTCGGGCCCGTGGGTCAGCAGGAACTGACAATGCCCGCCCGACACAAGCAGCATCAGGTAGGGGTACGGAATGCCATCGGACAGCCGTGGCGTCAGCGCATGTCCGGCCAGGTGGTTGATGCCATATAGCGGTTTGCCCGTCGCCGCCGACAGCCCCTTGGCCGTCATCACACCCGCCACGACCCCCCCGATCAGGCCGGGTCCGCAAGTCGCGGCAATCGCATCGATATCCGAAAGACAAAGACCCGCCTGTTCAAGGGCACCCGCAACACTGACATCCAGCCGCTCGGCATGGGCGCGTGCCGCAATCTCGGGGACGACGCCGCCAAAGTCGGCGTGCAGATCGGATTGACCAAACACGACAGAGGACACCACCTGCATGTCGCCGGGCACACCGCGCACCACAGCCGCTGCCGTGTCGTCGCAGCTGCTTTCCAGTCCCAGCACTGTTACAGGGTTGGTCATGGTCCATCCGTTGCACCAAACGCCCATGCCGGGTAACAGCATAATCCGTGGCAAACAATGCACCTCACCCATCCGTCACCTTGGTGATGACCCGCCCGCGTGCCGCCGCAGACCGGTTTGTTGCCGGGATGCCCCCATCGTTGCGCGCACAGGTCGAGCCGGTGTTCAGCCCATTGCTGGACATTGTGCCGGTGACCGGTTGGCATGACCCGGATGACGATGCGATTGCGATTTTCACGTCAAGCAATGGTGTGATCCACGGCCCCGAGAGCATCGGGCGCACTGCATACTGCGTTGGTGAGGCCAC contains the following coding sequences:
- a CDS encoding nitroreductase family protein, with the protein product MFSKDKLEYRQLPLPDRQDLDDAEMLKRVEDFRDFMAQRHTVRDYSTRPVAQDVIAACVAAAGTAPSGANHQPWHFVAISDPAVKRHIREAAEEEERKFYDGGASDEWIKALEPIGTNADKPHLEDAPWLIVVFAQRYGLFDDGTRYKNYYVPESVGIATGMLLTALHTAGLVTLTHTPNPMKFLGDLLGRPESEKATMIIAVGHAAEDATVPAVAKIKKPLSEILTVR
- the tsaD gene encoding tRNA (adenosine(37)-N6)-threonylcarbamoyltransferase complex transferase subunit TsaD, with protein sequence MTNPVTVLGLESSCDDTAAAVVRGVPGDMQVVSSVVFGQSDLHADFGGVVPEIAARAHAERLDVSVAGALEQAGLCLSDIDAIAATCGPGLIGGVVAGVMTAKGLSAATGKPLYGINHLAGHALTPRLSDGIPYPYLMLLVSGGHCQFLLTHGPDRFTRLGGTIDDAPGEAFDKVARLTGLGQPGGPAIEVAARQGDPARFAFPRPLAGKPGCDLSFSGLKTAVLRARDDIVADKGGLTAQDQADLAAAFQAAVTDSLAGKARRALDLYLDLGPDVSTMCVAGGVAANMTIRAALETVCADFGTAFNAPPLSLCTDNAAMIAAAAIEQMPHRAPDGMDLSARPRMPLDTRSAAMLGSGKKGAKA
- the gyrB gene encoding DNA topoisomerase (ATP-hydrolyzing) subunit B codes for the protein MSENEQTPEDYGADSIKVLKGLEAVRKRPGMYIGDTDDGSGLHHMVYEVVDNGIDEALAGHADAVTVTIHADSSVSVSDNGRGIPVGIHEEEGVSAAEVIMTQLHAGGKFDSNSYKVSGGLHGVGVSVVNALSVELDLRIWRDGKEHVARFAHGDTVEHLKVVGDAGDRTGTEVRFLASTETFSNLDYSFDTLEKRLRELAFLNSGVRIILVDERPVEHLRSELFYEGGVREFVKYLDRSKSSVMPEPIFIQGERDEIGVEVAMWWNDSYHENVLPFTNNIPQRDGGTHMAGFRGALTRTINNYAQSSGIAKKEKVNFTGDDAREGLTCVLSVKVPDPKFSSQTKDKLVSSEVRPAVEGLVNEKLAEWFEENPNEAKIIVGKIIEAALAREAARKARELTRRKTAMDVNYLAGKLKDCSEKDPSKTEVFLVEGDSAGGSAQTGRDRLTQAVLPLRGKILNVERARFDRMLGSQEIGNLVMALGTGIGRDEFDISKLRYHKIVIMTDADVDGAHIRTLLLTFFYRQMPELIEGGYLYIAQPPLYKVARGKSEVYLKDQMALEDYLIEQGTDGAMLRQGNGEEIVGQDLVRVVEDARQLKRVLQAFPTHYPRHILEQAAIAGAFVPGAVDSDLQGVADKVAERLNLIALEWERGWQGRITQDKGVRLARILRGVEEVRTLDGPMLRSGEARKTGSFTQGLQDVYGTPATLIRKDRVQAIMGPMDLLDAILEEGERGLSLQRYKGLGEMNPDQLWETTLDPDARTLLQVRVEDMAEADDLFTKLMGDVVEPRREFIQQNALSVENLDF
- a CDS encoding NAD(P)H-dependent glycerol-3-phosphate dehydrogenase; translation: MSVGIIGAGAFGTALTVALAPYQAVTLWVRDAGQARDMANTRQNQARLPNVDLPDQIEVTAQLETVLTCRTLLFAIPTQALRRFLIGLDLSAHTAVACCKGIEVTTGVGPTAILAGARHSAALTGPSFAADIARGLPTALTLACADDDVATTLQSLLSTPKLRLYRTTDVQGAELGGALKNVIAIGCGAVMGAGLGDSARAALLTRGFAEMQRAAVALGAQPETLMGLSGLGDLTLTCTSDKSRNYRLGLALGSGREFDAAITVEGAHTARALRSVAATHGLDLPICATVADLVDGHMDVPGAMAQLMARPLKEE
- the dnaN gene encoding DNA polymerase III subunit beta — translated: MKISVERGVLLKAVSQAQSVVERRNTIPILANVLIEAEGSDVTFRATDLDIEVVDKAPAQVERAGATTVAATTLHEIVRKLPDGALVTLTADSAAGRLTVEAGRSNFSLATLPKEDFPVMASSEYASNFSVDAPKLRRLFDKSKFAISTEETRYYLNGVYMHIADGDDGKALRCVATDGHRLARIDSDLPEGAADMPGVIVPRKTVGELRKLLDDDDMKIAVSVSETKVRFATPDITLTSKVIDGTFPDYTRVIPVGNTRKMEVDASDFAKAVDRVATVSSERSRAVKLQLDEDRLILSVNAPDSGAAEEELAVAYGDERLEIGFNAKYLLEIASQVDRENAVFMFNSSGDPTLMREGTDQSAVYVVMPMRV
- a CDS encoding LysE family translocator yields the protein MTLQYLDIALYAGALAVLFLTPGPVWVGLIARSLSGGLHAAWPLALGVVVGDVLWSLLAIFGITWILSVYGGFLAVLKWVAAGIFLLMGALVIRNADKTIGTDSRLTRPGMWAGFLAGLAVILGNPKAILFYMGMLPGFFDLTRLTAWDVAVIVLLSMIIPLAGNLVMALFIDRARRLLTSARGLRRMNLIAGGLLICVGLIIPLT
- a CDS encoding DUF1761 domain-containing protein, translated to MGFLAVLAAGVAGFMFGAIWYTVLARPWMAVSGVPLNEAGDAPANQANPVPYITSIVGAILVAGMMRHVFVLSGIDSFGEGLVSGFGIGLFLVTPWIATFYAFGARPFRLTLIDGGYATFGCTVIGAVLTLL
- the recF gene encoding DNA replication/repair protein RecF: MALHLTSLTLSHFRSHKLARLELDARPVAIFGPNGAGKTNILEAVSLFSPGRGLRRSSAEDMTRRPEAVGWKLSGVMQSLQQVHEIETWSEGGAARQVRIDGKAAAQTALGRVARVLWLIPSMDRLWIEGAEGRRRFLDRMTLSFMPDHAQVSLDYEKAMRERNRLLKDMVRDAHWYAALELRMAETGAAIHANRVRALAELAEAQAGAQTAFPAADLTLEPGELGMPDTVADVRNALADGRARDLAAGRTLLGPHRADLFGVYAAKGVPAKDCSTGEQKALLVSLILANARALARDFGTSPLLLLDEVAAHLDANRRAALYDEICALGAQAWMTGTGPELFSELEGRAQRIEVTADANDISEVRNT
- a CDS encoding DUF2853 family protein — translated: MGKRDDLIAQYADDLKNKCGMTADMDLLTKVTIGCGPSIYDADASTVASSQPGELETVKKNFLMKKLGLPDGPNLDEAIAKVIETYGKSERNKYRAVVYYMLTKHFGKESVYS
- a CDS encoding EVE domain-containing protein, encoding MKYWLFKSEPSTWSWDQQVAKGDAGEEWDGVRNYQARNFMREMTVGDRGFFYHSQTEKAVVGIVEVKAEAHPDSTSDDDRWDCVDIRAIGPVKTPVTLEMVKADPRLEDMALIRNSRLSVQPVTPAEWVIVCEMAGVKP
- a CDS encoding YciI family protein; translation: MLFALMAFDKDGALDVRMENRPAHLAYLDSTGVVKQAGPFLDEAGNPCGSLIVLEVDDMAAAQDWADNDPYAKAGLFRDVQIKPWKQVIGA